Part of the Elusimicrobiota bacterium genome, AACCGGAAAAAACAGCTGAAGTTTTGAACGAGGGATGGTACAACACCGGAGACATCGCCCGCGTGGATGAAGAGGGGTTCGTCGAAATCACCGACCGATTGTCTCGTTTTTCAAAGATCGGAGGGGAAATGGTGCCCCACATGCTGGTGGAACAAAAACTGGCGGAATTCGCCGGCGAATCGGAGGCGCGTTTTTTGGTGTTGTCCGTCCCGGATGAAAAAAAAGGCGAACGGCTCGTGGTTTTAATCCACAACCTCCTCCAAACAGTAACCACTCTCCATGAGAAACTTGAAAAGTCGACGATGCCAAAACTGTGGGTTCCCGATAAGAGATCGATTTTCCAAATCGATGAATGGCCCGCGCTGGCCTCCGGAAAAGTGGATTTGATTAAAGCCAAATCCCTCGCGGAGAAGTTGACCTCCTCCCCACCCAAGTGATACGGTAAGGACGCCATGGAAAAAGACAAGCCTCTGAGCGGGAACGGTCCACGCCGTATCCTCTGCATCTCCCGAGTGGGATGTATCGGGGACCTCTGCCGCCAGCTGAAGGCCGAGGGGAACTTGGTCAAATATTTTATTGAAAGCAAACACGACAAAGACGTTTCCGATGGGTTTGTGGAAAAAGTGGACGATTGGAAAACCGCCAAGGAGTGGGCCGACCTGCTCATTTTCGACGATTCCGATTACGGCAAAGAAGTCGAGGCCCTGCGAAAGGAAGGGAAAGCGGTGGTGGGCGGCACCCTTTACACGGACCGGTTGGAAGACGATCGGGATTTCGGTCAGCAAGAAATGAAAGCCGCTGGGATGACGATTTTACCCCACTGGACCTTTTCCAGTTTTGAAGAAGCCATCCTGTTTGTGAAAACCCATCCCGCGCGGTACGTCGTTAAACCGTCTGGATCAGCCCAAAATGACAAAGTGCTTTCCTACGTGGGACAGGAAGAAGATGGTCACGATGTGTTGGCCATGTTGGAACGGTACAAAAAAAGCTGGGCCCGACAGATCAAATCGTTCCAGATTCAAAAATACGCCACTGGGGTTGAAGTGGCCATTGGTGGATTCTTTAATGGAAAAGAATTCATCCTCCCCGTTTGCATCAACTTTGAACACAAAAAAATGTTTAACGACGACATCGGACCTTCCACAGGGGAGATGGGAACCTCCATGTTCTACGATGGGGACAGCATCCTCTACCGGGAAACCATTGCCAAAATGACAAGCCGGCTGGCCGCCGTGGGATTCGTTGGCTATTTCGACATCAACTGCATCGCCACCTCCCGGGCCATCTATCCCTTAGAATGCACGCCTCGGTTCGGCTATCCGACACTCAGCATTCAAATGGAAGGATCCCTGTCCCGATGGGGAGATTTTTTTCAAGGCATCGCCCAGGGCCAGACCCCAACGCTGCGAACCAAAAAAGGGTTTCAGGTGGGCGTGGTCATTGCGGTGCCGCCCTTCCCTTTTGAGGACACCACGGCGTTTGAACGCTATTCCGCGGGCGCGGTCGTATTTTTTAAGAAACCGGTCACGGAAGGATTCTACCCGGGAGACATCAAAGTGGTGGATGGCGAATGGGTTTTGGCTGGCCAGACAGGGTATGCGCTGGTCTGCACAGGGTCCGGCCCCACCATGGAAGACGCCTCCCGCGAAGCCTACAACAGGGTGAAAAACATCATCATCCCCAACATGTTTTATCGGACGGACATCGGAGACCGATGGCGTCGGGACGGGGACCTCTTACGCACCTGGGGATATTTATAGATCGGGGGTCTTTAAGGTTGAATAAACGTGTGGTTTCCATCCCATTCCGTGTGAAGTTTTTTCACAGAATCCATCTGCCCCTGAAAAACAGTCTTTAATATCTTTTCCGCTTTCGCGGGGTCGGACTCTTTGACCCGGAACTTTTTCATCTCGCCTTCGATCCGCGCGGCCTCGGCCACGTTTATCCGGCCGTGCATGGATTCGTGTTCGCGAAGTTTGGCCGTAACGGGGGATAAATATTCTTCCTTATTCTCGACCCGCACCCGCACGTTCCGCGCCACAATCCAATCTTTCTCTCGGGCCAAAACGTAGGTGAACCGAAAAGATCCCAATGTCCTCGCGTGCCGTTTGCCCAGGAAAAACACTTCAGTCTTCCTCTTCCCCAGGGATTCCGAAGGAATATGGACAGACCCGAAAGGATACCGGACCGTGGTTCCCTTCGCCCCCTTCGTCGTGGTCCCACTCCCTTCGGAAGGAATGCGGAGACCGTCTTCCCCATGAAGTCCAGTCAGCCCCACGACCATCAACCCAAACCCCATCAGCCATTGTTTCATGGATCTATTGTATAAATTGGATAGAAATTTTATTCCCATTGACAGGAAAAGAACAAAGGCATAACCTTAAGGAAAGGCGGCTTTACCATGAAAACCAACGTTCATATTGTCATTCCGTTCGATATGGGAGTGGAACTTGATTTTGTCGGTTCCGACGCAAAAGCCATCGCGAAAGAGGTGTCCCGCCGGCCGATCGAAAACCTAGCTTTGGAGGGGCGTGTCTTTTTTAATGTCCATGTCACCGGACAAATCTATAAGTTCGGGGTGGGTCTTTTGGAGTTGGTTTTCTCGGTAGAGGAAGATCTCACTTTCTTGGCCTCTCTCTCGTGCAAAACAGAGTCTTTAACCGTCAGCGGTGTCCCCATTGCCAAATGGGCCCACACCTTAGTGGACGAAGTGATTGCCCACGCCAAGCGATTCGCCACCCACACCTACGATCGTCGACTGGAAGAGGTCAGTCCTTTCCCCATTTTCGTGTTCGAAAAAGGCGGGGTTGAAAACGCTGGGGAGTTTGTAAAACACAACCAAAAAACGTTGACGGGGCTGGTGTGCGGAGAACCCCATTACGACGCGCTTTCTGAATTCGTTCTCGAACAGGAAAAACTAAAAAACTTTGGTTATTACGAAAATGAACTGATCTTAATTAAACGATTTGGAGCGGCCATCAGCTCCTCCGAATCCCAGGTTATCCTTAATCTCGTTCGTTTGGCCTATTCCCTTTACTGGAGTTTGCGGTCCTACAACTTCCTCCTCGAAAAAGAAATTGATCAAGCCCAATCCCTCTTGGCGGATCTCCCCCCGTACTATAAATTTTGGGCCATGCCGAACCGTTACCAAACTTTTTCGCGGGAGGCCATGGACTTTGTCAAAGACAAATTGGCCATTGTGGACAGCCTGCACAATGTACAATCCAATATCCCCGGGATCGAATCCGATTGGCATTTGAGAACCGTCTACAAGAACGTGGAACGGGAATTCGACATTGATGAACTGTCCAAAGAGGTCGACACCAAACTGGAACGGATTGAACAATCCTACAACTCCGCCCGAGATTTCATCTCCACCAACTTTTTTATTGCCGTTGAAATCGTCCTCATTTTATCTCTCGCGTGGATGATGCTGGACACCACACTGCTCTTCATTATCGCTCAGAAATAGGCCCAGCCGTTTGACAGGGAGAGAGCGCGCGTGGTAACATCCATTCCTCGGTTCCCCTGGAGGATGTCCTATGACTGAAGAAAATATTGAATACACGTTGGTCATTGTTAAGCCGGATGGATTAAAGAAATCCCTGACCGGAAATATTTTAACCAAGTTGGCCGAAGCCCGTTTCATGATTATCGGCGCCAAAGTGGTTCAAGTCTCTCGTGAATTAGCGGAGAAACACTACATTCATCTCAAAGACAAACCCTTTTTCAAGGACCTCATCGATTACATCCAAGGCAAACCGTACGGCCCGGAATTTGAACGGGTGATGGCTTTGGTCTACAAAGGGCCCAACGCCATCAAACGCGTTCGGGAAATTGCCGGGGCGACCAACCCCGAAGAAGCCGATTCCGTCTCCATCCGAGGGGCTTTTGGCCGGATCACCACCAAAGGCGTGTTTGAAAACGTGATTCACGCCTCCTCCGACGCCGCCGATGCCGAAAGGGAAATCAAGCTTTGGTTTAAACCCGAAGAAATTGTGGTTTCCATTTATCCTTCCAAAAAAGTGAAGGTGGAAGCCAAGGAAGAATTGATCTGGGGATAAGCTTCCTTTTGTTTTCGTCGGAGATGAGATAGAATAACGGTTCAGATTACTTAAAAGACCCGGACCCCACCGGGGCTGCCCTCACCAACATCGCGAGGACAGCAAGTGGGTTGTGGAACGGGGCTGTAGCTCAGCTGGGAGAGCGCCTGCATGGCATGCAGGAGGTCGTCGGTTCGATCCCGATCAGCTCCACAATTTTGATGTTCTATATCGTGCGGATCGGGGACACCGGACTGAGGCCGCGGGCGGAAGGAATGCTTGGAGGCCGCTAGGCCGGAAACATTGATCAGGTCCAAAATTTTAACGTGTTCAATCGTGCATCATCGGGGACGGCGGACCGAAGCCGAAGACTGAAGAAACGGGTGTCGTCTTCTCAATCGGAGCCCATCACCCGCCCCGCAAACTTCTCTAGGTATTTCCTATGTCCATGCGTGTCCAATCGGGGTCTGCTCGCGGCCGATCCATTAAGGCCCTTCCTTCAGGTCCTGAGGTTCGACCCATCCTGGCCCGGATTCGAAAATCTCTTTTTGATATCCTTCGTCCTCGTTTAGCGGAATCTCGCTTCCTCGACCTTTTTGCTGGAACGGGAACTGTTGGGATTGAAGCGCTTTCCAATGGCGCCGCCCGGGCCTCTTTTGTGGATGACAGTCCCACCTCCTGTCGCATGATCGAAAAAAATCTCGATGTCCTTGGGTTTCGGGCCCGAGCCCGCGTGGTCCGCGGAGACGCGGTGAAACAATTAAATCGGCTCGCGGGAGAAACGTTCGATATCATTTTTATGGGCCCGCCCTACAAAGATCTGACCCGGGCCCCACTGGCTTTGACCGTCCCCGCCATCCACGCCATTGTTCAAGAAGGCCTTCTGGCCCCTGGGGGCATCGTGATTGGCCAACACCATAAAAAAGAAAGTGTGGAGGGCCTCCCGGGCGGATGGGAAGTTTATCGCCAAAACAACTACGGCGACAGTGTTTTAACTTTTTTTAAACCAAGCGTTCCCCCAGCCCTGGGGGAACCACCGGAGAACTCCTGAACCATGGCCAAAAAACACAGACCCCTCAACCCTAGCCCCCCCTTGGGCAAGTTAAATGTCTGGGTGGTGAAATTTGGAGGAAGTCTTCTTTCGGATCGATCCGCTCGACGATCCTTTTTGAAAGACGCGGCGCGAATCGCCCGAAAGGAACCTCTTGTCTTGGTTCACGGAGGGGGTCCAGAGATCAACGCCGCCTTGGAAAAAATGGGGATCGTTTCCAAATGGATGAACGGGCGACGGGTCACCGATCCGGTGGCCATGGGGGTCGTGGAAGGCGTCCTTTCCGGGCAAGTGAATAAAAATTTGGTGGGCGAACTGAACGAGTTGGGGGTCCGGGCCGTGGGCCTCTCCGGCCGAGACGGGGGACTTCTCAACGCCACGCCCGTGCGAACGTTGGGGCGTGTGGGGGAACCGGACAAAGCCAATCCCCACCTTCTCACCGTGTTACTCAAAGCGGGGTATCTCCCCGTCCTTTCTTCCGTGGCCGCCGGTAAAGATTTCGGGGCTCTCAATGTGAATGCCGACGAAGCCGCGGCCGCGGTGGCCGTTGCCCTGAAAGCCCGACGGTTGGTCTATCTGACCGATGTCCCAGGCGTCTTGGACTCTCACAAAAAAACCATCCCCACCATTCGGGTTTCGGAGATTAAAAAACTCATTCAAGGGAAAGTCATCACGGGAGGAATGATTCCTAAAATCCTTTCCTGCCAAAATGCCCTCAAAAAAGGCGTGAAAGAAATCAACATTATCGATGGACGGGCGGGACTTCTTAAACAACTCGGCACAAGGCTGATCCCATGAGTGACCCAACAGTTTTTACGGAATCCCCGTACCTTTTCAATACGTACGCGCGTCAACCCGTGACCTTTGTTCGAGGAAAAGGGCCATGGGTCTGGGACACAGAAGGGAAACGTTATTTGGATTTTTTTTCCGGTCTGGCCGTCTGTAACCTCGGGCACGCCAACCGGCCCGTGGCCCGAGCTGTCTCCCATCAAATACGAACGCTTGTTCATACCTCCAATATTTACAGCACCGCGCCCCAACGGGAATTAGCCAAGGTCCTTTCCACCCGAACGTTCGGAGGGAAGATCTTCCTGACGAATTCTGGGGCCGAAGCCAATGAGGGCGCCCTTAAACTGGCGCGCCGGTTCGGATCAGTCCACCCTGGACCGGATGGACCAAGACATGAAATTATTGTTTTTGACTCGGCTTTTCACGGTCGAACGTTCGGGGCCCTTTCCGCCACCCCGCAAAAGAAATACCACGAAGGATTCGGGCCGCTTTTACCCGGTTTTCCTGTGGCGCGTTATGGAGACGTGGAATCCGTCAGATCATTTCTATCGGCCAGAACCTGCGCGGTTTTGGTGGAACCGATTCAGGGAGAAGGAGGTGTTCGCACGGTTCCCCCATCCTTCTTTAAGAACCTTTACGATCTGTGTCGGGAAAGAAATGTGTTGCTGATGTTTGATGAAGTCCAAACGGGGATCGGGCGAACGGGAACTCTTTTTGCCTATCAAAACCCTGAGGTGGTTTCGGCCGGGGTCATCCCCGACGTCATGTCCATTGCGAAGGGGCTCGCCAACGGTCTCCCCATGGGCGCGATCCTGGCTCGGGGAGAAATCGCTGATCTGATTCGTCCGGGCGATCACGCCACAACCTTTGGGGGCGGTCCGGTGCCCAGTCAAGCCGCGTTGGCCGTCTTGAATCAAATCACACCCAGCCTTCTTTCCGATGTCCAACGTCTAGGCTCTCTGATCCGAAAAGAAATTTCCGGATGGATGAAGGAATTCCCTTTTATAAAAGAAGTCCGGGGGAAGGGTTTGATGATCGGGATCGAACTGGATCAGCCGGGAGCCGAAATCGTCCAAACGGCTCGCAAGGCAGGGCTTTTAATCAATTGCACAGCGGGGAATGTCATCCGCCTTCTGCCGCCCTTTGTTCTGACACGAGCACAAACCCTCCGGGGACTTAAATTATTGAAATCTGCTTTTAAAACGTTGGGAGAAAAATCATGAAAATTGCGAAAGATGTCACAGAACTCATTGGCCATACACCTTTGGTCCGCCTCCATCGGCTCGGAAAAGAAATGCCAGGAGAAATTGTGCTTAAACTGGAATTTATGAATCCGGCTCACAGTGTCAAAGATCGCATTGGGCTTGCCATGGTCGAGGCGGCGGAACGCGAAGGGATGATCACCCCCGACACCATTATCGTGGAACCCACCAGCGGGAACACGGGCATCGCGTTGGCCATGGTGTGCGCTTCCCGAGGGTACAAACTGGTCTTAACCATGCCGGAAACCATGAGCAAAGAGCGGAGGATCCTCCTGCGCGCCTTCGGAGCGGAACTGATTTTGACCCCCGGCAGTGAAGGCATGGCCGGCGCCATCAAACGGGCGGAAAGTTTGGTTCAAAGCGACCCCAAATATTTCATGCCCCAACAGTTCAAAAACATCGCCAACCCGGAGGTCCATCGTCGAACCACGGCCCAGGAAATCTGGCAAGACACGGACGGCAAGGTGGACGTTGTCATTTCTGGCGTCGGCACCGGCGGCACCATCACAGGCGTAGGGGAAGTGTTAAAGAAAAACAAACCCTCCGTTCGCATGATCGCCGTGGAACCGGACGCTTCCGCCGTTTTGTCCGGAGGGACCAAAGGCCCCCATCCCCTTCAGGGCATCGGGGCCGGTTTCATCCCCGACATTTTGAACACGAAGATTTACGACGAGGTCCTTCGGGTTAAAAACGACGACGCCATGACCACCGCCCGCCAACTGGCGAAAGAAGAGGGCGTACTCGGTGGCATCTCTTCCGGCGCCGCCGTCTGGGCGGCCCTCGAAGTAGCCCGACGTCCAGAAATGAAAAATAAGATGATCGTGGTCATCATCCCTTCCTTTGGTGAACGTTACTTAAGCACTGCCCTCTTCGCCTCCCTGGCGGAGGAACCCCAACAAGGCATTTAGCCCCACTGCCGGTTAGGGTTCCTCTAGGAGCCTGTCCCGCATAAGACTTCGAAGCGAATAGTTGGAGGGCGAGCCGAGACGGAGCCAAATTTGACGAACCTTTCTTGAAGATAGGTAAGGAAAATATGGCAAAGTCCCAGACCGACAGCCGAATTTGCAGCCGAAAAGCTTACGGGGAACAGGCTGCTTGCCCTTGAAAAGGTCATTTTAAATGACTATACTGATCGTATGAAAACAATGCCCGTAACAGAGTTCAAAGCCCACGCCCTTCAGGTGGTGAGCGAGGTCGCCGAAACCTATGAAACCGTTGTCATCACGAAACGGGGGAAACCATTTGTCGAGGTGGTTTCCTTTCGGTCTCCGGGACGCAAGGCGATCCCCGGGAAATTGGCCCACACCCTGGTCTCTGAAAGCGATATTGTTTCTCCACTGGGCGCCGCTCCGTGGGACGCGGCCCGTTGAAATTTCTCCTGGATACCCATGTGTGGGTGTGGTGGAACCTTTCCCCCAAAAACCTGTCCCCAAAGGTTCGACGTCTGATCGAAGACAGCCATCAATACGACGAAATGCTGCTGTCGGCCATTTCCCCCTGGGAATTCTGCAAATTGATCGAAAAAGGTCGGCTGAACGTGGCCAGCGATCCTTTGGCGTGGGTGGAAGAAGCGCTGGACATGCCCAAACTTCGATTGGTTCCGCTGACTCCACGCATTGCTCACCAATCCACCGTCTTGCCAGACCTACCCCACGAAGACCCCGCGGACCAAATTATTCTTGCCACAGCCCGGGAAGAAAATGTGATCCTCATCACAAAAGATCGGCGGCTGCGGGATTACGCCCATGTGAAAACGTTGTGGTGAAACGGGCTCGCGGAAACGTGGCGATCCAAACATATTTGACCTTATGAACCCATGTTAAACACCCTCTGGCAGGATGTAAAAGCCGCACTTGACCGAGATCCCGCCGCGCGGAACGCCCTGGAAGTGATTCTATTCTATCCTGGGGTCCACGCCCTTTGGGCCCACCGGGTGGCCCATGGACTGTGGGGGATGGGACTTAAATTATTGGCCCGCGGGGTTTCTTCCACAGCCCGTTTTATGACCGGAGTAGAAATCCATCCCGGCGCGACCATTGACCAGGGGCTGTTCATCGACCACGGCATGGGCGTTGTCATCGGGGAAACCACGGAGATCAAAAAAAACGTCACGCTGTATCAGGGTGTCACCTTGGGTGGCACAGCGCTCATTAAGGGCAAACGCCACCCAACTCTGGCCGAAGGGGTCGTGGTCGGGGCAGGTGCAAAAGTTTTGGGGGCCGTTACCATCGGCCAACGGAGCCGCATCGGCGCCAACGCCGTGGTGGTTAAAAATGTCCCCCCCGACGCCGTCGTCGTGGGCGTCCCCGGCGAAATCATCAAACGGGGCCCCCACGCCCCCAGCCTCGCCTCCGATTTTGAACACGGAAAACTTCCCGACGTTTTAGGTGAAACCCTCGCCTCGCTGGTCACCCGTGTCGAGACTCTCGAAAAATACCACGGCAAACCGCTTCCTCCCCTCCCCACCCCCGATCACGGTGTTTGGCATGGACAAGATTTTTCGATTTAACATTGTGTCCTCTTCGTCTTCCATTAGGGGTACACTCCTTCTATGATGAAGAATCCAGAAACCTTTGCACGGTGGGAAACCGACTGGAATCGTCGACAACCGGTGGATTACCATGCGAATCTTCGCCTGATGGATGGCCTCGCGGAAGAAGCCAAATTATTGGGGGTCTGGCCGCCCCGGGATATCCGAGAAGGCCTTGAACAAAAGATTCGCTTTGCGTTGGACTTGAATGTTCGAAGAACTTCTTAAACGGATCGCGGCGGCCCTCGACGCCGCGGGCATCCCGTATATGATCATCGGCGGACAAGCCGTTCTCCTTTACGGCGAACCACGCTTAACCCGGGATATTGATCTCACCCTTGGGATTGGTCCTGATGAAGTCGAGCGGATGATCGCGATTCTTCCCACTCTCACACTTTCCAGCCTAACGCCGAACCCGAAAGAGTTTGTCCAAGAAACCATGGTGCTCCCCTGTCAGGACCAAAAAACAGGGATCCGTGTGGATTTCATTTTTTCGCTCACTTCCTATGAAGCGGAGGCCTTGAAACGGTCGAAACTCGTAAAAATGGGAACCATCGAAATCCGATTCGCATCGCTTGAGGATTTAATCATTCACAAAGTCATTGCCGGACGTCCACGAGACTGGGAAGACGTGGAACGCGTTTTAGCTAAAAACCCCCAGGCGGACATCCCTTTTATCGAAAAACAACTCAGTCTCTTCGAAAAGAGTGTTGATCGACC contains:
- a CDS encoding phosphoribosylamine--glycine ligase, whose translation is MEKDKPLSGNGPRRILCISRVGCIGDLCRQLKAEGNLVKYFIESKHDKDVSDGFVEKVDDWKTAKEWADLLIFDDSDYGKEVEALRKEGKAVVGGTLYTDRLEDDRDFGQQEMKAAGMTILPHWTFSSFEEAILFVKTHPARYVVKPSGSAQNDKVLSYVGQEEDGHDVLAMLERYKKSWARQIKSFQIQKYATGVEVAIGGFFNGKEFILPVCINFEHKKMFNDDIGPSTGEMGTSMFYDGDSILYRETIAKMTSRLAAVGFVGYFDINCIATSRAIYPLECTPRFGYPTLSIQMEGSLSRWGDFFQGIAQGQTPTLRTKKGFQVGVVIAVPPFPFEDTTAFERYSAGAVVFFKKPVTEGFYPGDIKVVDGEWVLAGQTGYALVCTGSGPTMEDASREAYNRVKNIIIPNMFYRTDIGDRWRRDGDLLRTWGYL
- a CDS encoding DUF922 domain-containing protein, encoding MKQWLMGFGLMVVGLTGLHGEDGLRIPSEGSGTTTKGAKGTTVRYPFGSVHIPSESLGKRKTEVFFLGKRHARTLGSFRFTYVLAREKDWIVARNVRVRVENKEEYLSPVTAKLREHESMHGRINVAEAARIEGEMKKFRVKESDPAKAEKILKTVFQGQMDSVKKLHTEWDGNHTFIQP
- a CDS encoding nucleoside-diphosphate kinase gives rise to the protein MTEENIEYTLVIVKPDGLKKSLTGNILTKLAEARFMIIGAKVVQVSRELAEKHYIHLKDKPFFKDLIDYIQGKPYGPEFERVMALVYKGPNAIKRVREIAGATNPEEADSVSIRGAFGRITTKGVFENVIHASSDAADAEREIKLWFKPEEIVVSIYPSKKVKVEAKEELIWG
- the rsmD gene encoding 16S rRNA (guanine(966)-N(2))-methyltransferase RsmD is translated as MRVQSGSARGRSIKALPSGPEVRPILARIRKSLFDILRPRLAESRFLDLFAGTGTVGIEALSNGAARASFVDDSPTSCRMIEKNLDVLGFRARARVVRGDAVKQLNRLAGETFDIIFMGPPYKDLTRAPLALTVPAIHAIVQEGLLAPGGIVIGQHHKKESVEGLPGGWEVYRQNNYGDSVLTFFKPSVPPALGEPPENS
- the argB gene encoding acetylglutamate kinase is translated as MVKFGGSLLSDRSARRSFLKDAARIARKEPLVLVHGGGPEINAALEKMGIVSKWMNGRRVTDPVAMGVVEGVLSGQVNKNLVGELNELGVRAVGLSGRDGGLLNATPVRTLGRVGEPDKANPHLLTVLLKAGYLPVLSSVAAGKDFGALNVNADEAAAAVAVALKARRLVYLTDVPGVLDSHKKTIPTIRVSEIKKLIQGKVITGGMIPKILSCQNALKKGVKEINIIDGRAGLLKQLGTRLIP
- a CDS encoding aspartate aminotransferase family protein — translated: MSDPTVFTESPYLFNTYARQPVTFVRGKGPWVWDTEGKRYLDFFSGLAVCNLGHANRPVARAVSHQIRTLVHTSNIYSTAPQRELAKVLSTRTFGGKIFLTNSGAEANEGALKLARRFGSVHPGPDGPRHEIIVFDSAFHGRTFGALSATPQKKYHEGFGPLLPGFPVARYGDVESVRSFLSARTCAVLVEPIQGEGGVRTVPPSFFKNLYDLCRERNVLLMFDEVQTGIGRTGTLFAYQNPEVVSAGVIPDVMSIAKGLANGLPMGAILARGEIADLIRPGDHATTFGGGPVPSQAALAVLNQITPSLLSDVQRLGSLIRKEISGWMKEFPFIKEVRGKGLMIGIELDQPGAEIVQTARKAGLLINCTAGNVIRLLPPFVLTRAQTLRGLKLLKSAFKTLGEKS
- the cysK gene encoding cysteine synthase A, translating into MKIAKDVTELIGHTPLVRLHRLGKEMPGEIVLKLEFMNPAHSVKDRIGLAMVEAAEREGMITPDTIIVEPTSGNTGIALAMVCASRGYKLVLTMPETMSKERRILLRAFGAELILTPGSEGMAGAIKRAESLVQSDPKYFMPQQFKNIANPEVHRRTTAQEIWQDTDGKVDVVISGVGTGGTITGVGEVLKKNKPSVRMIAVEPDASAVLSGGTKGPHPLQGIGAGFIPDILNTKIYDEVLRVKNDDAMTTARQLAKEEGVLGGISSGAAVWAALEVARRPEMKNKMIVVIIPSFGERYLSTALFASLAEEPQQGI
- a CDS encoding type II toxin-antitoxin system Phd/YefM family antitoxin, producing the protein MKTMPVTEFKAHALQVVSEVAETYETVVITKRGKPFVEVVSFRSPGRKAIPGKLAHTLVSESDIVSPLGAAPWDAAR
- a CDS encoding type II toxin-antitoxin system VapC family toxin — translated: MKFLLDTHVWVWWNLSPKNLSPKVRRLIEDSHQYDEMLLSAISPWEFCKLIEKGRLNVASDPLAWVEEALDMPKLRLVPLTPRIAHQSTVLPDLPHEDPADQIILATAREENVILITKDRRLRDYAHVKTLW
- the cysE gene encoding serine O-acetyltransferase; its protein translation is MLNTLWQDVKAALDRDPAARNALEVILFYPGVHALWAHRVAHGLWGMGLKLLARGVSSTARFMTGVEIHPGATIDQGLFIDHGMGVVIGETTEIKKNVTLYQGVTLGGTALIKGKRHPTLAEGVVVGAGAKVLGAVTIGQRSRIGANAVVVKNVPPDAVVVGVPGEIIKRGPHAPSLASDFEHGKLPDVLGETLASLVTRVETLEKYHGKPLPPLPTPDHGVWHGQDFSI
- a CDS encoding nucleotidyltransferase, which codes for MFEELLKRIAAALDAAGIPYMIIGGQAVLLYGEPRLTRDIDLTLGIGPDEVERMIAILPTLTLSSLTPNPKEFVQETMVLPCQDQKTGIRVDFIFSLTSYEAEALKRSKLVKMGTIEIRFASLEDLIIHKVIAGRPRDWEDVERVLAKNPQADIPFIEKQLSLFEKSVDRPLLEPLRQFLKKKE